The proteins below come from a single Eucalyptus grandis isolate ANBG69807.140 chromosome 3, ASM1654582v1, whole genome shotgun sequence genomic window:
- the LOC120291950 gene encoding EG45-like domain containing protein has translation MGQIVMAIVFMSLMSKEIGLFVIGDVGTASSYDPPYTQWEILLYVIWCIVYKYTNPRHLSFQQSENNRADQFPPGNLFRAMSEGLWDNRAACGRRYRLRCPSGSNGPCKDGTVDVTVVDCCPKSPCPSTILLSTNRFSAISEYSSAKIKAEYIQ, from the exons ATGGGTCAGATAGTAATGGCAATAGTATTCATGAGCTTAATGAGCAAAGAAATAGGCTTGTTCGTTATTGGAGACGTAGGGACTGCTTCTTCCTACGATCCACCTTACACCC AATGGGAAATACTGTTGTATGTCATCTGGTGCATTGTTTACAAGTACACAAATCCAAGACATTTGAGTTTCCAACAAAGCGAGAATAACAG GGCAGACCAGTTTCCTCCGGGAAATCTGTTCAGGGCGATGAGCGAAGGGTTGTGGGACAACAGAGCAGCCTGCGGGCGGCGGTACCGGCTGCGGTGCCCGAGTGGCAGCAACGGGCCGTGCAAGGACGGCACGGTGGACGTCACTGTCGTGGATTGCTGCCCCAAGTCTCCATGTCCCTCCACCATCCTCTTATCCACCAATCGCTTCTCCGCCATCTCGGAATATTCCTCCGCCAAAATCAAAGCCGAATATATCCAGTAA
- the LOC104437682 gene encoding adenine nucleotide transporter BT1, chloroplastic/mitochondrial, with product MGKKAAPLFGDSKDGVLSIGGLGSQWCPHDDEFYPGGGLFASVGQMGRNLGVPPNPPNRADTGGGGGGGIKMPYADLLVKYVPLPKGVQIPGVPEEEGTVKKKQIGLTMKIKVKNPSLRRLISGAIAGAVSRTAVAPLETIRTHLMVGSSGHSTIEVFHDIMKHDGWKGLFRGNLVNVIRVAPSKAIELFAYDTVNKQLSHKPGEQPKLPLPASLVAGACAGVSSTICTYPLELVKTRLTVQRGVYDGMFDAFLKIVRDEGPAELFRGLAPSLIGVIPYAATNYFAYDTLRKAYRKFFKQEKIGNIETLLIGSLAGAVSSSATFPLEVARKQMQVGAVSGRQVYKNVIHALASILEQEGVGGLYRGLGPSCMKLVPAAGISFMCYEACKRILVEDDEEA from the exons ATGGGCAAGAAGGCAGCGCCTTTGTTTGGCGATAGTAAGGATGGGGTCTTGTCCATTGGTGGTTTGGGGTCACAATGGTGTCCCCATGATGATGAATTCTATCCTGGAGGTGGGTTGTTTGCCAGTGTTGGTCAAATGGGGAGGAATTTGGGCGTTCCGCCGAATCCTCCCAACCGTGCGGACACCGGCggtgggggcggcggcggcataAAGATGCCCTACGCTGATTTATTGGTGAAGTATGTGCCTTTGCCGAAAGGAGTTCAGATACCGGGCGTTCCCGAGGAGGAAGGGACAGTGAAGAAGAAACAGATTGGGCTTACGATGAAGATAAAGGTTAAAAATCCTTCCTTGAGGAGGTTGATTAGTGGGGCGATTGCTGGGGCAGTTTCGCGAACTGCGGTGGCCCCTCTGGAGACGATTAGAACGCATTTGATGGTTGGGAGTAGTGGCCATTCCACTATTGAGGTCTTTCATGATATTATGAAGCATGATGGTTGGAAGGGCTTGTTTAGAGGTAATTTGGTGAATGTGATTCGGGTTGCTCCTAGCAAGGCCATTGAG CTATTTGCTTATGATACAGTCAACAAACAGTTGTCACATAAACCTGGGGAACAGCCAAAGCTTCCCCTTCCTGCCTCCTTAGTTGCAGGTGCCTGTGCTGGTGTGAGCTCAACAATATGCACATATCCTCTTGAGTTGGTCAAAACTCGACTCACAGTCCAG AGGGGAGTTTATGATGGTATGTTTGATGCATTCTTGAAAATAGTGAGGGACGAGGGACCCGCAGAATTATTTAGAGGCCTTGCCCCTAGTCTTATCGGAGTGATTCCATATGCTGCCACCAACTATTTTGCTTACGACACGTTGAGAAAGGCATATCGTAAGTTTTTTAAGCAAGAGAAGATTGGGAACATCGAGACCCTTCTCATCGGATCATTAGCTGGCGCTGTTTCAAGTAGTGCAACTTTCCCCTTGGAGGTAGCTCGGAAGCAGATGCAAGTGGGAGCAGTCAGCGGTAGGCAGGTGTACAAAAACGTGATTCATGCTCTTGCAAGTATACTTGAGCAGGAAGGGGTTGGAGGTCTTTATAGAGGTTTAGGCCCTAGTTGCATGAAGTTGGTGCCTGCTGCTGGGATATCCTTCATGTGCTACGAAGCGTGCAAGAGGATTCtggttgaggatgatgaagaggcaTAA